In a genomic window of Thermosynechococcus sp. CL-1:
- a CDS encoding mechanosensitive ion channel domain-containing protein produces the protein MPSQVIELWSSFVSIADAPLFRLGRETISLRWLFQVVLLLILVAILARFFKGVLKNQLLPRLGLDLGNREAISTVMSGAGGALGYIIVLQAVGINLDSLAVIIGGLGVGIGFGLQDVTRNLISGLTLLIERKVRVGDFVEIENISGYVQEVSMRATVIQTFNGSNVVVPNTYLADSPVLNWYYETHRGRIDVPIGVAYGTDPVLVTEVLLNIAHSEPDVLREPAPRVIFREFGDSALEFELWVWTDAIERRVFIKSSLNFKIDYYFRQHNISIPFPQRDIWIRNAPALSPLNEPAEMVGMPLAPATPSLKSLLQQVSYFQCMNDLQLRFLIESGYRKHLAAKEILFRAQEAISNFYIVLQGQMAAVYEENGELKPMMTFNPGEHFGELPLMLGVACPTTMMAMTDTVLFVLPREGFEQLLKEHPSLADEIAVAIARRQDVLAQHQQELQQLSRQESDQSRPINWIRDRLQKLLSW, from the coding sequence ATGCCATCCCAAGTCATTGAACTGTGGTCATCGTTCGTTAGTATTGCCGATGCACCGTTGTTTCGCCTTGGGCGGGAAACGATTTCCCTGCGTTGGCTGTTTCAAGTGGTGCTGTTGCTCATCCTCGTTGCCATTTTGGCGCGCTTTTTCAAGGGGGTGCTGAAAAATCAACTCCTACCGCGCCTTGGTTTGGATTTAGGCAACCGGGAGGCCATTTCCACTGTGATGAGTGGTGCCGGGGGAGCACTGGGCTACATTATTGTTTTGCAAGCAGTGGGGATTAATCTCGATTCCCTTGCGGTGATTATCGGTGGCTTGGGGGTGGGGATTGGTTTTGGTTTGCAGGATGTCACCCGCAATCTCATCAGTGGCCTGACGCTCCTGATTGAGCGCAAAGTGCGTGTCGGCGACTTTGTGGAAATTGAAAACATCAGTGGCTACGTTCAGGAAGTTTCGATGCGAGCCACGGTGATTCAAACTTTTAACGGTTCAAATGTGGTGGTGCCCAATACCTACCTTGCCGATAGTCCGGTGCTGAATTGGTACTATGAAACCCACCGCGGTCGCATTGATGTTCCCATTGGGGTGGCCTATGGGACAGATCCAGTTTTGGTGACGGAAGTCTTGCTCAACATTGCCCATTCTGAACCAGATGTCCTCAGGGAGCCAGCCCCTCGGGTGATTTTCCGTGAATTTGGCGATTCGGCGCTTGAGTTTGAACTTTGGGTATGGACGGATGCCATTGAGCGGCGAGTGTTCATCAAGAGCAGTCTCAATTTCAAGATTGATTATTACTTTCGGCAGCATAATATCTCGATTCCTTTCCCGCAACGGGACATCTGGATCCGCAATGCGCCAGCGCTCTCTCCCCTCAATGAGCCAGCCGAAATGGTAGGCATGCCCTTGGCACCGGCAACGCCCTCCTTAAAGTCGCTGCTTCAGCAGGTGAGCTATTTTCAGTGCATGAATGACTTGCAATTACGCTTTCTCATCGAATCGGGCTACCGCAAGCACTTGGCAGCGAAGGAAATTTTGTTCCGTGCTCAGGAGGCAATCAGTAACTTCTACATCGTATTGCAGGGGCAGATGGCGGCGGTCTATGAAGAGAATGGCGAGCTCAAGCCGATGATGACGTTTAACCCGGGGGAGCACTTTGGCGAGCTACCACTGATGCTGGGGGTGGCCTGCCCAACAACGATGATGGCAATGACGGATACGGTCTTGTTTGTCCTACCACGGGAGGGATTTGAACAGTTGCTAAAAGAACATCCTTCCCTTGCTGATGAGATTGCGGTGGCGATCGCCCGCCGTCAGGATGTCCTGGCGCAACATCAACAGGAGCTTCAGCAACTGAGTCGCCAAGAGTCGGATCAAAGTCGTCCGATTAACTGGATTCGCGATCGCCTGCAAAAACTCCTGAGTTGGTAA
- a CDS encoding YraN family protein translates to MRHVGDRGEAVVVAWLQTQQCQILAQNWSCPWGELDIVVCDPRGVVRFVEVKTRRSHNWDYDGLGAISPSKQRKLILAAQAFLERQPQWQDHPCRFDVALVRYQAGTYRLHQYLEHAFTLDATD, encoded by the coding sequence ATGCGCCACGTGGGCGATCGCGGCGAAGCGGTAGTTGTCGCGTGGCTACAAACCCAGCAGTGTCAAATTTTGGCTCAGAACTGGTCTTGCCCTTGGGGTGAGCTGGATATTGTTGTCTGTGATCCGCGGGGAGTGGTGCGCTTTGTCGAAGTGAAAACCCGCCGTTCCCACAACTGGGATTATGATGGCCTTGGCGCGATTTCCCCTAGCAAGCAACGCAAACTCATTTTGGCCGCCCAAGCCTTCCTAGAACGTCAGCCCCAGTGGCAGGATCATCCCTGTCGCTTCGATGTGGCCTTGGTGCGATACCAAGCAGGTACCTATCGGCTGCATCAATACTTGGAGCACGCATTTACGCTGGACGCCACCGATTGA
- a CDS encoding TMEM165/GDT1 family protein, translating into MAEFADKTQIAVFFMAARAASPWLVFLGAALALVTTSLIGVLIGRWLSQYLSEQRLQTLTGSSLLAIALWLLWDMLHPSL; encoded by the coding sequence TTGGCTGAATTTGCCGATAAAACTCAAATTGCTGTATTTTTCATGGCTGCCCGCGCTGCCTCCCCTTGGTTGGTGTTTTTGGGAGCAGCTTTGGCCTTAGTAACCACTAGTTTGATTGGGGTATTGATTGGTCGCTGGCTATCACAGTACCTCTCAGAACAACGATTACAAACACTGACCGGCAGTAGTCTCTTGGCGATCGCCCTTTGGCTATTGTGGGATATGCTGCACCCAAGCCTTTGA
- the queC gene encoding 7-cyano-7-deazaguanine synthase QueC yields MMTTPKAVVLLSGGLDSSTVLFRAKALGYACYALSFDYGQRHRRELEAAIAIASAAGVIQHQILSLNLQLWGGSALTDLTIDLPRDRDLATMSQEIPITYVPARNTIFLSVALAYAEALGAQTVHIGVNALDYSGYPDCRPDYIAAMQEVYRLGTKQGREGQPIEIVTPLIELHKKDIIRLGNEYGVPWEKTWSCYSDDQQACGRCDACRLRLAAFAELGLGDPLPYAVHPPL; encoded by the coding sequence ATGATGACGACACCAAAGGCCGTCGTGTTGCTCTCAGGGGGGTTAGACTCCAGCACGGTGTTATTTCGTGCCAAGGCACTGGGTTATGCTTGCTATGCCCTCTCCTTTGACTATGGGCAGCGCCATCGGCGGGAATTAGAAGCCGCGATCGCCATTGCCAGTGCCGCGGGGGTGATTCAGCATCAAATCCTCTCCTTGAATTTGCAGTTATGGGGCGGCTCTGCCTTGACTGATTTGACGATTGACTTGCCCCGCGATCGCGATCTGGCCACCATGAGCCAAGAGATTCCCATTACCTATGTCCCCGCCCGCAATACAATTTTCTTGAGTGTTGCCCTTGCCTATGCCGAAGCCCTAGGGGCGCAAACTGTGCACATTGGCGTCAATGCCCTCGATTACTCTGGCTATCCCGACTGTCGCCCCGACTATATTGCCGCAATGCAGGAGGTCTATCGCTTGGGTACCAAACAGGGGCGTGAAGGCCAGCCCATTGAAATTGTCACCCCCCTCATTGAACTTCACAAAAAAGACATCATTCGTCTGGGGAATGAGTACGGCGTTCCTTGGGAAAAAACTTGGTCCTGTTACAGCGATGACCAACAGGCCTGTGGTCGCTGCGATGCCTGTCGATTGCGTTTAGCGGCCTTTGCCGAGTTGGGTTTAGGGGATCCCTTGCCCTACGCGGTTCACCCCCCGCTCTAG
- the dnaK gene encoding molecular chaperone DnaK gives MAKVVGIDLGTTNSCVAVMEGGKPTVIANAEGFRTTPSVVAYTKNGDRLVGQIAKRQAVMNPENTFYSVKRFIGRRFDEVTHEATEVSYKVLNVNGNVKLDCPALGKQFAPEEISAQVLRKLKEDASKYLGEEVTQAVITVPAYFNDSQRQATKDAGKIAGLEVLRIINEPTAASLAYGLDKKANETILVFDLGGGTFDVSILEVGDGVFEVLATSGDTHLGGDDFDKKIVDYLAESFRAQEGIDLRKDKQALQRLTEAAEKAKIELSSVMQTEINLPFITATQDGPKHLDMTLTRAKFEELCSDLIDRCRVPVEQALRDAKLSKEQIDEVVLVGGSTRIPAIQELVKRLLGKDPNQSVNPDEVVAVGAAIQAGVLAGEVKDILLLDVTPLSLGVETLGGVMTKIIPRNTTIPTKKSEVFSTAVDGQTNVEIHVLQGEREMAADNKSLGTFRLDGIPPAPRGVPQIEVTFDIDANGILNVTARDKGTGKQQSISITGASTLPKDEVERMVREAEMNAAADKAKREKIETKNQAEQLCYQAEKQLSELGDKVSTNDKDRLTSLIANLRSEIGTEAEKKPIESIDFGRVKSLMQDLQQTLYSVGSSVYQSAQSSDGTGSSSSGSSGSGGDDEVIDAEFSETK, from the coding sequence ATGGCAAAAGTTGTCGGAATTGATCTGGGGACCACCAACTCCTGTGTGGCCGTCATGGAAGGGGGCAAGCCCACGGTTATTGCCAATGCTGAAGGGTTTCGGACAACGCCCTCCGTTGTTGCCTACACCAAAAATGGCGATCGCCTCGTGGGTCAAATTGCCAAACGGCAAGCAGTGATGAACCCCGAAAATACCTTTTATTCTGTGAAGCGCTTTATTGGCCGTCGCTTTGATGAAGTGACCCACGAAGCCACCGAGGTCTCCTACAAAGTTTTGAACGTCAATGGCAACGTTAAGCTGGATTGCCCTGCCCTTGGCAAACAGTTTGCCCCCGAAGAAATTTCTGCTCAAGTCTTGCGCAAACTAAAAGAGGATGCCAGCAAATATCTTGGCGAGGAAGTCACCCAAGCGGTGATTACTGTGCCCGCCTACTTCAATGACTCGCAGCGCCAAGCCACCAAAGACGCTGGCAAAATTGCCGGTCTTGAAGTGCTGCGGATCATCAACGAACCCACCGCCGCTTCCTTGGCCTATGGCCTAGATAAAAAAGCCAATGAAACCATCCTCGTCTTTGACCTTGGCGGTGGTACCTTTGACGTGTCCATCCTTGAAGTCGGTGATGGCGTTTTTGAAGTGCTCGCCACCTCCGGGGACACCCACCTTGGTGGTGACGACTTTGACAAGAAAATTGTGGACTACTTGGCTGAGTCCTTCCGTGCCCAAGAAGGCATTGACCTGCGCAAAGACAAACAGGCGCTGCAACGGCTGACGGAAGCGGCAGAAAAAGCCAAGATTGAACTTTCCAGCGTCATGCAAACGGAAATTAACCTGCCCTTCATTACTGCAACGCAGGATGGGCCTAAGCACCTCGACATGACGCTCACCCGCGCCAAATTTGAGGAACTCTGCTCTGACCTCATTGACCGTTGTCGCGTACCCGTTGAGCAAGCCCTCAGGGATGCCAAACTCAGCAAAGAGCAGATTGATGAAGTGGTGCTCGTCGGCGGTTCCACCCGCATTCCTGCCATCCAAGAGCTGGTCAAACGGCTATTGGGCAAAGACCCCAACCAGAGTGTGAACCCCGATGAAGTCGTGGCGGTGGGTGCCGCTATTCAAGCTGGGGTGCTGGCAGGGGAAGTGAAAGACATTCTTCTCCTCGATGTCACACCGCTGTCTTTGGGGGTGGAAACCCTTGGGGGTGTGATGACGAAAATTATTCCCCGCAACACCACGATCCCGACGAAAAAATCTGAAGTCTTCTCTACTGCGGTTGATGGTCAAACCAATGTGGAGATCCACGTCCTGCAAGGGGAGCGGGAAATGGCCGCCGATAACAAGAGCCTCGGTACCTTCCGTTTGGATGGCATTCCGCCGGCACCCCGTGGCGTGCCCCAAATCGAAGTCACGTTCGATATTGATGCCAACGGTATCCTCAACGTCACCGCTCGCGACAAAGGCACCGGCAAACAGCAGTCCATTAGCATCACCGGCGCCTCAACGCTGCCTAAGGATGAAGTGGAACGCATGGTGCGCGAAGCGGAAATGAATGCCGCTGCCGATAAAGCCAAACGCGAGAAAATTGAGACCAAAAACCAAGCGGAGCAACTCTGCTATCAAGCGGAGAAACAACTATCCGAATTAGGTGACAAAGTCTCGACCAACGACAAAGACCGCCTCACCTCCCTCATTGCTAACCTGCGATCGGAAATCGGCACTGAAGCTGAGAAGAAACCCATTGAGTCCATTGACTTTGGACGGGTGAAATCGCTGATGCAGGATCTGCAACAAACCCTCTACAGCGTTGGCTCCAGTGTCTACCAAAGTGCGCAGTCCAGTGATGGAACTGGCTCCAGCAGCAGCGGTAGCAGTGGTAGTGGCGGTGATGATGAAGTGATTGACGCTGAGTTCTCGGAAACCAAATAG
- a CDS encoding glutamyl-tRNA reductase, whose amino-acid sequence MNIAVIGLSHKTAPVDVREKLSVPEDVRERALQHLCGYAHIQEATILSTCNRLEIYIVTSDTEVGVREVHQFLSEWSHIPLPQLRPYLFILLHQDAVMHLMRVASGLDSLVIGEGQILSQVKRCHQLGQQYKSIGSILNRLFTGAIAAGKRVRTETSIGTGAVSISSAAVELADLRLQNLQNCRIAIVGAGKMSRLVVQHLIARGVKEMSIINRSLERAQELAQQFPEVRFELFTMTDLLPIVAAMDLVFTGTAATQPLLDRENLGSVLTGDRPLSIIDISVPRNVHANVTELASVQLFNVDDLEAVVAQNQEARRQLAQEAEGILEEELETFLAWWHALETIPTIRSLRQKMEAIRTQELEKALSRLGSEFGDKHQGVIEAMTRTIINKILHDPTVQLQSQRDLESRQRAMQTLQDLFNLEPIEA is encoded by the coding sequence ATGAATATTGCTGTCATTGGCTTGAGTCACAAAACCGCCCCTGTGGATGTGCGCGAAAAATTGAGTGTGCCAGAGGATGTGCGGGAGCGGGCACTGCAACATCTATGCGGCTACGCCCATATTCAGGAAGCGACCATCCTTAGCACCTGTAACCGCTTAGAAATTTACATTGTTACTAGTGACACTGAGGTGGGCGTGCGGGAAGTGCATCAGTTTCTCAGTGAGTGGAGTCATATTCCCCTGCCCCAACTGCGTCCCTACCTCTTTATCCTGCTGCATCAGGATGCGGTGATGCACCTCATGCGGGTGGCCTCGGGTTTGGATAGCTTGGTGATTGGCGAGGGGCAAATTCTCTCCCAAGTGAAGCGCTGTCATCAGTTAGGGCAGCAGTACAAGTCCATTGGGTCTATTCTCAATCGCCTCTTTACGGGGGCGATCGCTGCCGGTAAACGGGTACGCACAGAAACCAGCATTGGGACGGGGGCGGTCTCCATTAGCTCAGCGGCGGTGGAACTCGCCGACCTGCGGTTGCAAAATCTCCAGAACTGCCGCATTGCCATTGTCGGTGCGGGCAAAATGTCCCGCTTGGTGGTGCAACACCTGATTGCCCGAGGGGTGAAAGAAATGAGCATTATCAACCGCTCCTTGGAACGGGCACAGGAACTGGCGCAGCAGTTTCCCGAAGTACGCTTTGAACTCTTTACGATGACAGATCTACTGCCGATTGTGGCAGCAATGGATTTGGTCTTTACGGGTACAGCAGCGACACAACCCCTCTTGGATCGCGAGAATTTAGGGTCGGTGCTCACGGGCGATCGCCCCCTATCCATCATTGATATTTCCGTGCCCCGCAATGTCCATGCCAACGTGACAGAATTGGCCTCCGTGCAACTGTTTAATGTGGATGATCTCGAAGCAGTGGTCGCCCAAAACCAAGAGGCGCGACGCCAATTGGCTCAAGAGGCCGAGGGTATTCTTGAGGAAGAATTGGAGACCTTTTTGGCTTGGTGGCACGCCCTAGAAACAATTCCCACCATCCGCAGTCTGCGCCAAAAAATGGAAGCCATTCGCACCCAAGAGCTGGAAAAAGCCCTCTCCCGCTTAGGCAGTGAGTTTGGTGATAAGCACCAAGGGGTCATTGAAGCAATGACGCGCACGATTATTAACAAGATTCTCCATGATCCAACAGTGCAACTGCAATCACAGCGGGATTTAGAGAGTCGTCAACGCGCTATGCAGACCCTCCAAGACTTGTTTAATCTCGAACCCATTGAAGCCTAG
- a CDS encoding Rpn family recombination-promoting nuclease/putative transposase gives MRRDSLFYQLFAQLPQTLFDLLGREAPQGYRFESVELKQTAFRIDGVFVPPDPSGTVYFCEVQFQRDNSFYERFFAEIFLYLRLYRHTFSDWQAVVIYPHRQAEQVSFEPYDVLVKSDRLRRVYLNELGSPAELPLSLALMQLMVVPEAEMPRVARLLAQRSQTERAPNLEAIIELITTIVLYKFTKLSREEVLRMLGFTTEELKRTRFYQEVYAEAREEGLQQGEALVVLRLLRRRFGDLPAELEAAIRQLPSTQIETLAEALLDFATLEDLRGWLRNLG, from the coding sequence ATGCGCCGTGACTCCCTCTTTTACCAACTGTTTGCCCAGCTGCCCCAGACACTGTTTGACCTTTTGGGCAGAGAAGCTCCGCAGGGGTATCGTTTTGAGTCCGTGGAACTCAAGCAAACGGCCTTTCGCATTGACGGCGTCTTCGTACCCCCTGACCCCTCAGGAACCGTCTATTTCTGTGAGGTGCAGTTTCAGCGCGATAACAGCTTCTACGAACGCTTCTTTGCGGAAATCTTTCTCTATCTGCGACTGTATCGCCACACCTTTTCTGACTGGCAAGCGGTGGTCATTTATCCCCATCGCCAAGCCGAACAAGTTTCCTTTGAACCCTATGACGTGTTGGTCAAAAGCGATCGCCTGCGGCGGGTGTATTTGAATGAACTGGGGTCGCCAGCGGAATTGCCCTTGAGCCTTGCCCTGATGCAGTTGATGGTGGTACCAGAGGCAGAGATGCCCAGAGTCGCCCGATTACTTGCCCAGCGCAGCCAGACCGAAAGAGCGCCAAACTTGGAAGCCATAATAGAGTTAATCACTACCATTGTGCTGTACAAGTTCACCAAGCTGAGTCGGGAGGAGGTGCTGCGCATGCTGGGGTTTACGACGGAGGAGCTGAAGCGGACACGGTTTTACCAAGAAGTTTATGCTGAGGCACGAGAAGAGGGATTACAGCAGGGAGAAGCACTGGTTGTTTTGCGCCTCCTCAGGCGACGGTTTGGGGATTTACCGGCTGAACTTGAAGCAGCAATTCGCCAACTCCCATCCACTCAGATTGAGACTTTGGCAGAGGCACTCCTTGACTTTGCGACCCTAGAAGACCTGAGGGGCTGGCTCAGGAATCTCGGTTAG
- a CDS encoding 4'-phosphopantetheinyl transferase superfamily protein: protein MWDFPLPPIVAPQWQAPHDNLTLYSHALHLWWLTLPPDVPREVTLRAYLRRYQPNLGEKPLPRTAGGKPYLDALEFNWSHSGNLAVLAVSGRAAVGVDVEILRPCPQRSAISRRFFGAALQQRILEGSDRSFLQAWTYYEAWLKAQGIGVWQRTAAQPLEHWAVSFPVGDRAIASVVVLTPTPLQCVFFRPEVVG from the coding sequence GTGTGGGATTTCCCCCTACCCCCGATTGTTGCCCCTCAATGGCAGGCGCCACACGACAATCTCACCTTGTATTCCCATGCGCTGCATCTTTGGTGGTTAACGCTTCCCCCTGATGTGCCCCGTGAGGTTACCCTGCGCGCCTATTTACGACGCTATCAGCCGAATCTTGGCGAGAAGCCTCTACCGCGTACCGCTGGGGGTAAGCCCTATTTGGATGCTTTGGAATTTAACTGGAGCCATAGTGGTAACTTAGCAGTGTTGGCTGTGAGTGGCCGGGCGGCTGTAGGGGTAGATGTAGAGATCTTGCGCCCCTGTCCTCAGCGTTCAGCCATTAGTCGGCGGTTTTTTGGGGCGGCTCTGCAACAAAGGATATTAGAGGGGAGCGATCGCTCGTTTCTCCAGGCATGGACATACTATGAAGCGTGGCTCAAGGCTCAGGGGATCGGGGTATGGCAGCGAACAGCAGCTCAGCCTTTAGAACATTGGGCAGTCAGTTTCCCCGTGGGCGATCGCGCCATTGCCAGTGTTGTTGTGCTAACGCCAACGCCGCTCCAGTGTGTCTTTTTTCGGCCAGAAGTAGTGGGATAA
- a CDS encoding Gfo/Idh/MocA family protein, with protein MSSAVRPQPEPLRIGVIGVGNMGQHHTRVLSLLKDVELVGISDVNLERGIDTASKYRVKFFENYVDLLPHVEAVCIAVPTRLHHEVGITCLRHGVHVLVEKPIAASISEAESLVNAAAECQCILQVGHIERFNPAFQELSKVLRTEEILALEADRMSPYSDRANDVSVVLDLMIHDIDLLLELTNSPVVRLTAAGSRSANSGYLDYVTATLGFANGIIATLTASKVTHRKQRRIAAHCKNSLTEADFLKNEILIHRKTTASCSADHGQVLYRQDGLIEKVYTSNIEPLHAELEHFVNCVRGGQPPSVGGEQALKALRLASLIEQLALDGHSWGQLDASLAALIR; from the coding sequence ATGAGTTCTGCCGTCCGTCCCCAGCCCGAACCACTGCGCATTGGCGTCATCGGTGTTGGCAACATGGGTCAGCACCACACCCGTGTTTTGAGTTTACTCAAAGATGTCGAACTTGTGGGCATCTCTGACGTGAATCTGGAGCGGGGCATTGATACCGCTAGCAAATATCGGGTGAAATTTTTTGAAAACTATGTTGATTTGCTGCCCCACGTTGAGGCGGTGTGTATTGCCGTGCCCACCCGTCTCCACCATGAAGTAGGCATTACCTGCTTGCGCCACGGGGTACATGTCTTGGTGGAAAAACCGATTGCCGCCAGTATTAGCGAAGCAGAATCCCTCGTCAACGCAGCAGCGGAGTGCCAGTGCATCCTCCAAGTCGGACATATTGAGCGATTTAACCCTGCATTTCAAGAACTGAGCAAAGTTCTGCGCACGGAGGAAATCCTTGCCCTTGAAGCCGATCGCATGAGTCCCTACTCCGATCGCGCCAATGATGTCTCAGTGGTTCTCGACTTAATGATTCACGACATTGACCTGTTGCTGGAACTCACCAATTCCCCGGTGGTGCGCCTAACGGCCGCCGGCAGTCGCTCTGCCAACTCTGGGTATCTGGACTACGTGACCGCCACATTGGGCTTTGCCAACGGCATTATTGCCACCCTCACAGCCAGTAAAGTCACCCACCGCAAACAACGGCGCATTGCTGCCCACTGCAAAAATTCCCTCACGGAGGCAGATTTCCTGAAAAACGAGATTCTCATTCACCGCAAAACCACCGCATCGTGCAGTGCCGATCATGGCCAAGTTCTTTACCGCCAAGACGGTCTCATTGAGAAGGTCTATACCAGCAATATTGAACCTCTCCATGCCGAGTTGGAGCACTTCGTCAACTGCGTCCGTGGCGGTCAACCCCCCTCGGTGGGTGGGGAGCAGGCACTCAAAGCATTGCGCTTGGCCAGTCTCATTGAGCAGTTAGCCCTTGATGGCCACAGTTGGGGACAGTTGGATGCTTCCTTGGCGGCACTGATTCGTTAG
- a CDS encoding valine--pyruvate transaminase, with protein MNPALSQIGQQMSQLTGVRAIMKDIIETLRLNRGQDLINLSAGNPLIVPEVEQLWRDCTHELMASPEFGQVVCRYGTSQGYEPLIAAVVDDFNRRYGLNLTERNVLVTPGSQAIYFFAANAFGGFSANGELKKVVLPLSPEYTGYGGVSLTPDTVVAYRPRLEIFEADHTFKYRPDFQQLHIDETTGCVIFSRPCNPTGNVLTDVEVRQIADLAVPYGVPVLIDAAYGPPYPSLNFTELAPVFGGNIVHCLSLSKAGLPGERVGIAIGDREILSVLEAFQTNACIHASRYGQAIAALAIANGALAEVSVNVIRPFYQRKFTVLEENLRTALPKDLPWFLHRGEGAIFAWLWLRDLPMTDWELYQHLKRAGVIVVPGSSFFPGLTEPWRHKQECLRISLTASDEEIALGMQRLAATITQVYQEFPSRSYSDVLA; from the coding sequence ATGAATCCTGCACTCTCCCAGATTGGCCAGCAAATGTCCCAACTGACGGGAGTTCGGGCAATCATGAAGGATATTATTGAGACGTTGCGCCTGAATCGCGGTCAAGACCTGATTAACCTGAGTGCAGGTAACCCCCTCATTGTCCCTGAGGTGGAGCAACTATGGCGCGACTGTACCCACGAGCTAATGGCCAGCCCAGAATTTGGCCAAGTGGTCTGCCGCTACGGCACAAGCCAAGGGTATGAACCGCTAATTGCTGCCGTTGTCGATGATTTTAATCGCCGCTATGGTTTGAACCTGACGGAGCGCAATGTCCTTGTCACCCCCGGCAGTCAGGCCATCTACTTCTTTGCTGCCAATGCTTTTGGGGGCTTTAGCGCCAACGGTGAATTAAAGAAAGTCGTTCTCCCCTTGAGTCCAGAATATACGGGTTATGGTGGCGTCAGCCTTACCCCTGATACCGTTGTTGCCTATCGTCCGCGCCTTGAGATTTTTGAAGCGGATCACACCTTTAAGTATCGTCCCGACTTTCAACAACTCCACATTGATGAGACGACTGGATGCGTCATCTTCTCTCGTCCCTGCAATCCGACGGGAAATGTGCTCACGGATGTCGAGGTGCGGCAAATTGCTGATCTCGCTGTCCCCTATGGCGTTCCAGTGTTGATTGATGCTGCCTATGGCCCCCCCTATCCCAGCTTGAACTTTACGGAACTAGCACCCGTTTTTGGCGGCAATATTGTCCACTGCCTCAGCCTCTCAAAAGCAGGGCTACCGGGGGAACGGGTGGGGATTGCCATTGGCGATCGCGAGATTTTGAGTGTTCTCGAAGCCTTTCAAACCAATGCCTGTATTCATGCCTCGCGCTATGGTCAGGCGATCGCGGCCTTAGCCATTGCCAATGGTGCCCTAGCCGAAGTATCCGTCAATGTCATTCGTCCCTTTTATCAGCGCAAGTTTACAGTTCTCGAAGAAAACCTACGAACTGCTTTGCCCAAGGATCTTCCTTGGTTTTTGCATCGCGGTGAGGGGGCAATTTTCGCGTGGCTGTGGCTACGGGATTTACCCATGACAGATTGGGAATTATATCAACACCTGAAGCGAGCAGGGGTGATTGTGGTTCCCGGCAGTTCCTTTTTCCCCGGCTTGACCGAGCCGTGGCGCCACAAACAAGAGTGCCTGCGTATTAGTCTCACTGCCAGTGATGAGGAAATTGCCCTTGGCATGCAACGGCTCGCCGCCACTATTACACAGGTGTATCAAGAGTTCCCTAGCCGCTCCTATTCTGATGTCCTCGCTTAA